GTCATCGCCGTACCCGAGGGCAACCCGCAGCGCGTCGTCGGGCTGGCCGACCTGACCCGGCCGGGGCTGAAGGTCGCCCTGTGCGCCGCCCAGGTGCCCTGCGGGGCGGCGGCGACCACCGCCCTGGACGCGGCCGGGGTCCGGCTCACCCCGGTCACCCTCGAACAGGACGTCAAGGGGGCGCTGGCCAAGGTGAAGCTCGGCGAGGTCGACGCCGCCCTGGTGTACCGCACCGACGCCCGGTCGGCCGACCTCGACGTCGACGGTGTCGAGTTCCCCGAGTCCGCCCGCGCCGTCAACGACTGTCCGATCGTGGTGCTGGCCGACGCGCCGAACCCGAACGCCGCCCGGGCCTTCGTCGAACTGGTCCGTTCCGCGCCCGGCCGGGCGGCCCTCACCGACGCCGGATTCCAGCCGCCGTCCGGCTCGTGAGCCCGCGTACCCGTCGGCGGCGCGGCACCGGTCAGCGGGTGCCGGTGGCGCTGCTCGCACCCGCCGCCCTCGGCCTGCTGTTCCTGGTGCTGCCGCTGGGTGGCCTGCTGCTGCGCACCCCGTGGACGTCGCTGGGGTCGCGGCTCACCGCGCCCGGGGTGCTCACCGCGCTGCGGCTGTCCGTCCAGTGCGCCACCTTCGCCACGCTGCTCTGCCTCGCCCTGGGCGTACCCCTGGCCTGGTTGCTGGCCCGGGTGGAGTTCCCCGGCCGGCGGCTGGTCCGGGCACTGGTCACCGTGCCGCTGGTGCTGCCGCCGGTGGTCGGCGGGGTGGCGCTGCTGCTGGTCCTCGGCCGGCGCGGGCCGCTCGGCGGCTGGCTGGACGCCACCTTCGGGGTCACCCTGCCGTTCACCACCACCGGCGTGGTGCTCGCCGAGGCGTTCGTGGCGATGCCGTTCCTGATCATCGCGGTGGAGGGGGCGCTGCGTGGCGCCGACCACCGCTACGAGGAGGCCGCCGCCACCCTGGGCGCCGGCCGGTGGACCACCTTCACC
Above is a window of Micromonospora rifamycinica DNA encoding:
- the modA gene encoding molybdate ABC transporter substrate-binding protein; the protein is MTRPARALAGLLAATALVLAGCGADTPAPAAGGDPTGTVTVFAAASLTESFTALGRRFEADHPGTTVTFNFAGSSALATQITQGAPADVFASAAPRNMATVTDAGHAAGTPAVFARNQLVIAVPEGNPQRVVGLADLTRPGLKVALCAAQVPCGAAATTALDAAGVRLTPVTLEQDVKGALAKVKLGEVDAALVYRTDARSADLDVDGVEFPESARAVNDCPIVVLADAPNPNAARAFVELVRSAPGRAALTDAGFQPPSGS
- the modB gene encoding molybdate ABC transporter permease subunit is translated as MSPRTRRRRGTGQRVPVALLAPAALGLLFLVLPLGGLLLRTPWTSLGSRLTAPGVLTALRLSVQCATFATLLCLALGVPLAWLLARVEFPGRRLVRALVTVPLVLPPVVGGVALLLVLGRRGPLGGWLDATFGVTLPFTTTGVVLAEAFVAMPFLIIAVEGALRGADHRYEEAAATLGAGRWTTFTRVTLPLVAPGIAAGAVLCWARALGEFGATITFAGNYPGRTQTMPLAVYLALETDLEAAVVLSLVLLTVSVVILAGLRDRWITAP